The following coding sequences lie in one Rutidosis leptorrhynchoides isolate AG116_Rl617_1_P2 chromosome 4, CSIRO_AGI_Rlap_v1, whole genome shotgun sequence genomic window:
- the LOC139904614 gene encoding gamma conglutin 1-like — translation MGFQRQLVLFIMAFMNFSYEHKAIAQWPPYNSIVSQVTKHTDPTNNKPLYSVEIMTKYFWGDFIHTNFLIDIDTPFIWYDCILNYDSNPTENYTCPSKTVCADPVSCGEPECRDIQTSSSYKQYSSSCPPATNSLTLPGWSGCTCPVSIVDPINGSCGEGLLGISELYFEVPFFEGLFPNTLCAPSSTFDLFPANVSGVMGLSTSAYALPSHSVTNGVFPRAFSLCLPSSVSKTGVFFLGSSSYYFSPHSKVDVTSYLSYTPLLNHSDSFGYFIGVKSIVIKKRAINVPTNTTTKLSTLEPYTILRSDIYNQVVRRFLKVTRELTMAKPVAPFDFCYEASTNGTKVGLKVPDIDFSLEDGKKWTVHTANSMKQVTKDVACLAFVEGGATSEHGIVIGTHQMEDNFLKFDLVNWTLGFSSSLLTKGTSCASFNSVNH, via the coding sequence ATGGGTTTCCAACGACAATTAGTTCTTTTCATTATGGCCTTCATGAATTTCTCTTATGAACATAAAGCCATTGCTCAATGGCCACCATACAACTCTATAGTCTCTCAAGTTACTAAACATACAGATCCCACTAATAATAAACCTCTTTATAGCGTTGAGATTATGACAAAATACTTTTGGGGAGATTTTATCCACACAAACTTCCTCATAGACATCGACACTCCGTTCATTTGGTACGATTGCATCCTTAATTACGACTCTAATCCAACTGAAAATTATACTTGCCCCAGTAAGACGGTCTGTGCGGACCCCGTTTCTTGTGGTGAACCTGAATGCAGAGACATTCAAACCTCTTCTTCTTATAAGCAATATTCTTCTTCTTGTCCTCCCGCAACAAACAGTTTGACATTACCTGGTTGGTCAGGTTGCACATGCCCTGTGAGTATTGTGGACCCCATTAATGGGTCGTGTGGTGAAGGACTGCTGGGTATCAGTGAGTTATATTTCGAAGTTCCTTTTTTTGAAGGTCTTTTCCCTAATACCCTATGTGCTCCTTCTTCTACATTTGACTTGTTTCCCGCTAACGTTAGCGGTGTAATGGGTTTGTCCACCTCAGCATACGCATTACCATCACATTCAGTAACTAATGGAGTATTTCCAAGAGCCTTTTCTCTATGTTTGCCTAGTTCAGTGTCTAAAACTGGGGTGTTCTTCCTTGGAAGCAGTTCATATTATTTTTCTCCACATTCAAAAGTCGACGTAACCAGTTATCTTTCTTATACTCCGTTACTAAACCATTCAGATTCTTTTGGATACTTCATTGGTGTCAAAAGCATTGTAATTAAAAAGAGAGCTATCAATGTTCCAACGAATACAACTACAAAGCTGAGTACACTTGAGCCTTACACCATTCTCAGATCCGACATTTATAATCAAGTGGTTCGAAGATTCTTAAAGGTTACAAGAGAACTCACTATGGCAAAGCCAGTCGCACCATTCGACTTTTGTTACGAAGCATCAACCAATGGTACTAAAGTTGGTTTAAAAGTTCCAGATATTGATTTTAGTCTTGAAGATGGGAAGAAGTGGACTGTACACACTGCTAACTCAATGAAGCAAGTGACTAAAGACGTGGCGTGCCTAGCGTTTGTTGAAGGTGGTGCAACTAGTGAACATGGAATCGTGATCGGAACACATCAGATGGAAGATAATTTCCTGAAATTCGATTTAGTAAATTGGACTTTGGGGTTCAGTTCATCCTTGTTGACTAAAGGAACTTCTTGTGCAAGCTTTAACTCTGTCAACCACTGA